From Candidatus Manganitrophus morganii, the proteins below share one genomic window:
- a CDS encoding GNAT family N-acetyltransferase, which yields MPEAGGRKKGEALTYFLEGKRIYLREVRPSDVNERYYHWMNDPETTRFLESRFAPNAIENLRDYVAGKLGDRDNTFLAIVLKKKDRHIGNIKLGPIQWIHRIADIGLLIGEKECWGKGYATEAIQLVSDYAFNVLNLHKVTAGCYGSNGGSAQAFLKAGFVVEGVRKDQFYSNGSYVEDILLGLIRPDWNRKRRND from the coding sequence GTGCCAGAGGCCGGGGGCCGGAAAAAAGGTGAAGCATTGACCTACTTTTTGGAAGGAAAACGGATCTATCTCCGCGAGGTGAGGCCTTCGGACGTCAACGAGCGCTACTATCATTGGATGAACGATCCGGAGACAACCCGGTTCCTGGAGAGCCGGTTTGCTCCGAACGCGATCGAGAATCTCCGTGACTATGTCGCCGGCAAACTGGGGGATCGCGACAATACCTTTCTTGCGATTGTCTTAAAAAAGAAGGATCGCCACATCGGAAATATCAAGTTGGGGCCGATCCAATGGATTCATCGTATTGCCGACATCGGCCTTCTAATCGGCGAGAAAGAGTGTTGGGGAAAAGGGTATGCGACCGAGGCGATTCAACTGGTTTCCGATTATGCCTTCAACGTTTTAAATCTCCATAAGGTGACCGCCGGGTGTTACGGTTCCAATGGAGGCTCCGCCCAGGCGTTTCTGAAGGCCGGTTTTGTGGTGGAAGGGGTTCGAAAGGACCAGTTTTATTCGAATGGATCCTACGTCGAAGATATACTCTTGGGCCTCATTCGGCCGGACTGGAACAGGAAAAGACGAAATGATTAA